A region of the Oceanihabitans sp. IOP_32 genome:
GACTTTGGAGTTTTCTCGTACCTTGAAAACGATGCCATCCATCCAGGTTATTAAATATACAGGTTCTAGGGGGCGGTTCTGCCAAGCCACAATATCGTTGGTAACTTTATCTGTGATGCGTGATATGGTGGATGTTGATACATCAAAACCGTAGACCTCTCGGATTTGTTCTTCGATATCAGAATTACTCATACCTTTGGCGTATAGACTGATAATTACGTTTTCTATGCCATCGACCATATTGGTTCGCTTAGGGACAAGCATGGGGTTAAAGGAGGCTTCCCTGTCCCTAGGTACTTGAATGATACTTTCACCTAAAGCGGTTTTTACCTTTTTGGAAGCATAACCGTTGCGTGAGTTCGGATTGGGCGATTGTTCGTGTCTGCTGTAATCTAAATGAGCATCCAGCTCGCCTTCCAGCATCTTTTCAATGCCTCGTTTTTGAATGGACTTTAGAAAAGAGGTTAGTTCTTCTCCTGTTTTAAACTGTTTTAAAAAGTCGTCGTTTAATAAATCGTCTTTGTTCATCGTGTATAAAATTTAAATTAATAAAAAAATATCGAGGGTTGCAACCCTCGATATTTTTAAACTTTACACACTTTGTGAGATACTACCCCCAATTTTTTGCAGAAAAAGCAAAAAGCCTTTGTGTTTTCTTTTGTTCCGCTCGCCATCCCTTCTGTTTAATTTTTTGTCATAGTTTTTGTAAGCCATCCCACAAGTAGCACTTTGTTATTGTTTTTTTTGAAAATAAAAAAAGCCAACACCAAAAAGCTACCCCACCGCACAGAACAAAAAGCAATGCCAAAAAATTAAACCCCAAAGCTAAGTTACATAATACGTGTTATAAGTTCGCTTCGCACATTTTTAAGGCTGACTGATTGCTTTTTAAAGGATAAAAATGTCGTTATAACAGGTATTATGCAAAATAGCCACACAGCCAACGCTCCCCAACCCACACGTGCTAATGAAGATTCGTTTTCACCTTCCGCACGCAAGAAACATCCTCATTCTAATCAAGATTGTAGGGCGTTTGGATACTCATTTTTTATAATGAATGCCTAGAAACATTCTGCTAAAAATTAAAAATCCTACACAGGCATTAATTACAAAAAATCGAGTTGTTTTTTTCTTCAATTGAAAAAAAGAAAACAACTCGTATCTTTGAAACGTGAATAACCATTTCAAAATATATCTAATAGTCGCACTTAGCTTTTTCACAAGTTTCAATTTAAGTGCAAACGATACTTTTTTTTCAATTGAAAATAAAGGCGATAGGGTTTGTGAATTGGTTAATGCAGGGGGTAATCTACCTTCGTTATTACGTCAATTAACTACAAAGCCTACATACAAACCATTAAGGACGATTTGGAGTAAAGAAGGAAAGACTACCACATTTATAGGTAAATGGGATGAAACTGTCAATGGTCAACAAAATGGATTACAAAAAGTATTTGATGAATTATCTGAAAGTGATTTGAATATTTACATGCAATCTGGAAAGTTTGAACATCGTGGAGGGTTTAACATGTTATCTATAGAAGATTTTTCTTTGAAACAAGCTGAGTATGTCCAAAAGATAAATACAGGTCAGATTAATTCCAGCTGGACGTTTGATGATTATATATGGGAAGCATATAATCGTCCATGGTTAGAAAGCGCATTACAAAGAGGAGATGATATTATTATTTGGAGTGATCCAGTAGCTTCAAGAAATGGTTTTTATCAAAGGGAATTAGATTTTATTCAGACTAATGCAAATCAGTATGGTTACGATTACAATTTAGGAATAAGTACAGGAACATTTTCAAAGTAAATTTTGCTTAAAGATAGAGTTGTAAATAGAGTTTTTAAAAGTTATTCCAGTAGTTCGGTCGAATATCATGCTGGAGGCTTCTTTGTGAGAAAGAACGCAGTATATCTTGTCTTTCTATCTAGTATGGATGTTTATTATTTTGAGAGAGAAGAAGGATTACACCCTAAGGATAATGATTATTCATTCTTATTATCAAACTTGGATAAAATAGAGAAGGAGAAATTTGAAATTATTGAAAACTCTAGTAATGTTTTGATATTGAAATCTGAAAAAGAAATACGTCTAGTTCCCTCTATTTTTATGGAGAGTGTTGAGCAAGAGAAATTATCAGAAATATTGATTGATTGGGGAGAAAATAAAACTCTCATTTTTAACCTCGTTTATACTATGTCAGGAAACTTTAGACTAACCCTTTAAGTTTGTTTTTAGCAATAAATGCATCAATTAAAGTATATACGTAATCCTTGTCTTTCTCGGTCATACGAGCTACCTCTTTAATTCTGTTCATTAGTTTATCAGTAAGCTCTAAATCAGTGTTTCCAACCAAGTAATCCAAAGAAACCCCAAGAGCTTTGGCTATTTTATTGGCAATTTCAACAGAAGGAGTAATCTCTTCACGTTCGTATCTGCCAATAACAGCTCCAGAAGTTCCCACTTCTTTACCGAGTTCATCTCTGCTAACACCTTTCTGTTTGCGTAAGTCTGCTATTTGTTTGCCAATATTCATAACTAAAAGATTACAAAACACCTTTAAAAACGATGTTTTTACAAAGATAGCGTACTTATAAGTGAAAAACAAAACGTATAAATTTGCTTAGATTTAATTTATAGATTACATTTGTTACTGATAAGTGATATTAAACTTTTCTCAGAATTATGGAAATCAAACAAATTAAAGAGCAATTAAACATAGAAACAGTACTAAACGAGTACGGTATTGCAATCAACAAAAACAAGCATTGCAAATGCCCTTTCCATAAAGATGATAAACCCAGTTTAAGAATTTACTCCGAAACCAATACCTATACTTGTTTTGGTTGTGATAAAACGGGAGACGTAATACAATTTATACAAGACTTTGAGAAATGCACCAAACATAAAGCATTAAAAAAAGCAACAGCATTAATCGGTACTGAAGAAATAAAACCAACCAAAGCAACAACAGAAACACAAGAGATTAACTACTCAGAACTCTTTCCAAAATTTAAACAAAGCCTACACAGAAGTAAAAAAGCGATAGCTTATTTAGAAGAAAGAGGAATTTATGATGTGAAGTTAGAGCAAGGATTTAATACTTCGACTGGGCTCAGTACAGGTAATGGCACTCAATTTAAGCAACTCAAAAATTGTATTATTTATCCATTAAAAGACCAGGGTAATAATATCGTAAGCCTTTACGGTAGAAATATAGCCAAAGCAGGAACGCATTATTATACAGCTAACAGAAAAGGTTTGTACCCGAACTATCCTACTGCAGAAACCAAAACACTAATACTTACAGAATCTGTAATTGACAGTGCTACACTTTTAAAATATACCAACTACCAAACACCTGCACTGAGCCAAGTCGAAGTGTTAGCACTTTACGGAACAAACGGACTAACAGAAGAACACACGGAGGCCGTGAGCCATTTAAACCAATTACAAGAAATTATACTCTTTTTTGATGGAGACAAAGCAGGAAATGAAGCGATAGAAAAGCACAGTAAAACCTTAAATGAGCTGTTACCAAACGTAATTATCAGTAAAGTAAATACTCCAGAGGATGAAGATGTAAATAGCTTAGTTCAAAGTCATGAACCAACAATATTAGAGCATCTAATTAATGATAGAGAAATACTTTTTTCTTCAATTGAAAAGAAAAAAGAATCCGAAAGCCTTGCAGTGAGCGAAGTTGAACTGAATACAGAAAATCCAGAGTATATAATTTATGAAAATGGTTCACTTCAAATAGCTGTTTTAGGAGGTGTAAACTTGTTCAGTTTGGATAAACTAAAAGTGACATTACGAATCACTAAAATAGTAGAAGGACGCTCAGTGTCCCCTATTTACAACATCAGGCAAAGCAATTTAGATTTATACAATGATGATTCAGTAGATAAATTCATAAGAAAAGTAGCCGAAAGATTAGAATTAGGAACAAGAGAAATACAGATTTCAATAGCAGAGTTAATAAATGGTTTAGAAGAATACAGATTAGAACAAGTAGAACTACAGAAACCCAACAAAGTCGAAAGTCGACAGCTAACTGAAAAAAGAAAACAACAAGTAATAGACTTTTTACAATCAAAGGATCTACTTCGTAGAACCAATGAACTCATCGGTAAAACTGGAATGGTTGGAGAAGAAAATAACCGTTTATTAATGTTTTTGGTATTTACTTCAAGACTCAGAGAACAGCCTTTGCATATCATCAGCTTAGGAGCTTCTGGAACAGGGAAAACCTACTTGCAAGAAAAGATAAGCGAATTAATCCCCGAAGAGCATAAACTAGAAATTACTGCCTTATCAGAAAATGCACTTTACTACTTTGACCGAACAGAATTAAAAAACAAACTCGTATTAATTGAGGACTTAGACGGAGCGCAAGATGAAAAAATACTGTACGCTATCCGTGAGTTAATGAGTAAAAAACGAATCTCTAAAACAATCCCCATCAAAGATGCTAAGGGAAATCTAAAAACAGTTACCCTCCAAGTTGAAGGTCCAATTTGTTTAACCGGAACAACCACCAAAGAACGCATTTATGAAGATAATGCAAACAGAAGTTTATTGATCTATTTAGACAATTCAAAAGCACATAAAAACCAAATTATGGAATATCAGCAAAATCTATCTGCAGGAACAATAAACAAACACAAAGAAGAAGAAATCAAAACCTTTTTACAAGATGTACAATTGCTATTAGAGAAAGTAAAAGTGCGTAATCCGTTCGCTACTAAGCTTAATATTCCTGATACTGTTTTCAAACCTTTAAGAACCAACACACACTATTTAAGCTTTATAGAAACGGTAACATTCTATCATCAATACCAAAGAGAGCGTAAAAAAGATGAGCAAGGAAACTACTACATAGAAACAACATTGGAAGATATTGAGGAAGCCAATAAACTACTAAAAGATGTGCTACTGGCTAAAAGTGATGAGCTTACAAAAGCGTGTAGAGATTTTTTAGAAATATTAAAAGCATACATCAAAAGAGAAGAAAAAGAGAGTTTCTACGCTAAAGAACTAAGAGCCAGTTTAAGAATAAATCCAAAGACATTGAGCCGATATTTAAGTGATTTATCTCGTTATGGTTATATCAAAATCATTGGCGGAAATCCAAGAAGTACAGGCTATGAATATGAAATCTTAAACAGCGAAGAATACAACCAATTAAAAGCCAATATCCAGACGGCATTAGATGAAGCTTTAGCCAATATTAAAGAAGAGTGTCTCAGTACCCCAGTAGTACCTCAGTTGAGTTAGTGAGGTACACAAAGCCAATAAATACAAGGGATTAAGTATGTACCTCAGTAAAAACTCCAAAATGCAAGGCACCCCCCAAAGAAAGTCGAGAGCCTCGACAAGCAATTATTAGATTATGGAACAAATTAAAGATTTTGAGAACTGGCTCACAAGGTTAGGTTATGCAGAAAGCACTATCAAAGGATATGTAAGATTATTAACTAATTTTTTCAACTATTTAAATCAAAGAAAAGCTAGTCAAAAGGAGATAGAAAACTTCATAAAAGACCTACACCAAACTAAATTATCAAGACAATCCATTCAAGGACATTTAAACGTAATCAATCGATACAGTGCCTTTTTAGAGCTAACTACAAAAGAGAAATTAACCGTTGGTAAAATCATAGTAGAAAGAGAGATAAAAACCGAGAGAACCATTTTCACACAAGAAGAAATCCAGCAACTTTTTTCTTCAATTGACGGACATGGTCCGAGCGATTTAATGGATAAAGCAGTACTTAGTTTGTATTACGGTTGTGGATTAAGAAGTAAAGAAGGCATCCATTTAGAACCCAAGGAAATTGATTTTAATAAAGGATTAATCTATGTTAAACCATGCAAGAATTATCAAAGTAGATACGTTCCAATGAGCGTGAAAGTAATGCGTGATTTAAAGGAATACCAAGACTTTTCAAGAGCAGTAATTAATCCAAACAGTAAGTATTTATTAGTTGGAAAACAGAAAGACAAAAGCACAGGAAGCTATCTTAATCAAAGGTTAAAAAATCTTCAAAAAAAAGCAGGAATCAGCAAGAAAGCTAGCCTACACAGTTTAAGGCATAGTATCGCTACACATCTTTTACAGCAAGGAATGGAACTAGAATACATTGGAGATTTTTTAGGTCATAAACGTTTAGATAGCACACAAATTTACACCCACATATTGGAGGAATGGAAAAATATAGAGAATGGCTAACAGAAAGATATTACAGCCAGAAATGTATCAAGGATTTTATAATGAGAATTGGACTTTTTACCAAATGGCTCAAATTTCAAGGATTAACATTAAAAACGATAGATTATAAAGGCTTACTTAGCTATATTGGAGACTTACAAACCCAAGAAAAATCAAAAACCAGTATTAATACAACACTCAGAAGTATAGAACATTATTATACGTTTCTACAAATCAGAAATATTGCATTAAACGTAAGGCTAAGAGGAACGTACCAGGAACAAATTTTACTACTATCAGAAGAAGAACTTTTACAGATTTACAGCAATTATCAAAACACCACCAAACACGGTTATTTTAAGTATTCTAACAAATTGATTTTAGGCTTAATGATTTTTCAAGCGTTGGATAAACAAGATATTATGAACTTAGCATTAAAAGATATTGATTTAACAAAAGGAACTTTTCAAGTTCCTGCAGGAGTGAGAAGAAAAAATGAGAGAATAATACAACTAGAAGCGCATCAAATCATACCCTTACACGATTACATAATCAATTACAGAGGAATAGGAAGAAATGGGAAAAAGAGCTTAGAATCAAGCGAACGCCTGTTTCATCCCAACGTCAATAAAGAGCAACGCATCCACGACCAATTAAAAGCATTAGCCAAGGCAATTAGAGTGCAAAATCCAGATTTAAACTTCAAAAGATTAACTCAACTCAAACAATCAAGAATAGGGATTTGGATAGACTTATATGGTCTTAGAAAAACACAATATTTAGCAGGATATAAAGATGTTGGAAACATAGAAAAGTACCGAAATAAGGATATGAAAAACTTAAGTAAACAGATAGAAATGTTTCATCCCTTGAATTAAAAAGAGTTAAAAAACTTCATTAAACGTATCTAATTAGATACCTTTGTCGTATATTTATGAAGAGAGAAGTAATTATTTATAAAAACCATTTTCTTGATTTCTACAAGAAACAAGATGCAAAGACAAGAGTAAAAATTGATTATGTCTTAAAAATAATTAGAGAATTAGACCAAATTCCAAGTCAGTATTTTAAGCATTTAACCGGTACAGATGGTTTATACGAAGCTCGAATAAAATTAGGGAGTAACATTTTTAGAGTTCTATGTTTTTTTGATAAGGGTAATTTAGTTGTATTACTGAATGGTTTTCAGAAAAAGACACAAAAAACACCAAAGAGTGAAATTAAATTAGCAGAACGATTAAAGAAAGAATATTATGAAGAAAAATAGCAATATAATAACTTTAGAAGAGCATTTAAATAATGCTTACGGAGAACAAGGAACAGATAGAAGAGATGAATTTGAAAGAGGAT
Encoded here:
- a CDS encoding helix-turn-helix domain-containing protein; the protein is MFCNLLVMNIGKQIADLRKQKGVSRDELGKEVGTSGAVIGRYEREEITPSVEIANKIAKALGVSLDYLVGNTDLELTDKLMNRIKEVARMTEKDKDYVYTLIDAFIAKNKLKGLV
- a CDS encoding CHC2 zinc finger domain-containing protein, with the translated sequence MEIKQIKEQLNIETVLNEYGIAINKNKHCKCPFHKDDKPSLRIYSETNTYTCFGCDKTGDVIQFIQDFEKCTKHKALKKATALIGTEEIKPTKATTETQEINYSELFPKFKQSLHRSKKAIAYLEERGIYDVKLEQGFNTSTGLSTGNGTQFKQLKNCIIYPLKDQGNNIVSLYGRNIAKAGTHYYTANRKGLYPNYPTAETKTLILTESVIDSATLLKYTNYQTPALSQVEVLALYGTNGLTEEHTEAVSHLNQLQEIILFFDGDKAGNEAIEKHSKTLNELLPNVIISKVNTPEDEDVNSLVQSHEPTILEHLINDREILFSSIEKKKESESLAVSEVELNTENPEYIIYENGSLQIAVLGGVNLFSLDKLKVTLRITKIVEGRSVSPIYNIRQSNLDLYNDDSVDKFIRKVAERLELGTREIQISIAELINGLEEYRLEQVELQKPNKVESRQLTEKRKQQVIDFLQSKDLLRRTNELIGKTGMVGEENNRLLMFLVFTSRLREQPLHIISLGASGTGKTYLQEKISELIPEEHKLEITALSENALYYFDRTELKNKLVLIEDLDGAQDEKILYAIRELMSKKRISKTIPIKDAKGNLKTVTLQVEGPICLTGTTTKERIYEDNANRSLLIYLDNSKAHKNQIMEYQQNLSAGTINKHKEEEIKTFLQDVQLLLEKVKVRNPFATKLNIPDTVFKPLRTNTHYLSFIETVTFYHQYQRERKKDEQGNYYIETTLEDIEEANKLLKDVLLAKSDELTKACRDFLEILKAYIKREEKESFYAKELRASLRINPKTLSRYLSDLSRYGYIKIIGGNPRSTGYEYEILNSEEYNQLKANIQTALDEALANIKEECLSTPVVPQLS
- a CDS encoding tyrosine-type recombinase/integrase encodes the protein MEQIKDFENWLTRLGYAESTIKGYVRLLTNFFNYLNQRKASQKEIENFIKDLHQTKLSRQSIQGHLNVINRYSAFLELTTKEKLTVGKIIVEREIKTERTIFTQEEIQQLFSSIDGHGPSDLMDKAVLSLYYGCGLRSKEGIHLEPKEIDFNKGLIYVKPCKNYQSRYVPMSVKVMRDLKEYQDFSRAVINPNSKYLLVGKQKDKSTGSYLNQRLKNLQKKAGISKKASLHSLRHSIATHLLQQGMELEYIGDFLGHKRLDSTQIYTHILEEWKNIENG
- a CDS encoding site-specific integrase; amino-acid sequence: MRIGLFTKWLKFQGLTLKTIDYKGLLSYIGDLQTQEKSKTSINTTLRSIEHYYTFLQIRNIALNVRLRGTYQEQILLLSEEELLQIYSNYQNTTKHGYFKYSNKLILGLMIFQALDKQDIMNLALKDIDLTKGTFQVPAGVRRKNERIIQLEAHQIIPLHDYIINYRGIGRNGKKSLESSERLFHPNVNKEQRIHDQLKALAKAIRVQNPDLNFKRLTQLKQSRIGIWIDLYGLRKTQYLAGYKDVGNIEKYRNKDMKNLSKQIEMFHPLN
- a CDS encoding type II toxin-antitoxin system RelE/ParE family toxin, yielding MKREVIIYKNHFLDFYKKQDAKTRVKIDYVLKIIRELDQIPSQYFKHLTGTDGLYEARIKLGSNIFRVLCFFDKGNLVVLLNGFQKKTQKTPKSEIKLAERLKKEYYEEK